From the Priestia koreensis genome, one window contains:
- a CDS encoding sodium-dependent transporter, which translates to MEKQDQWASKLGFILATAGSAIGLGAIWKFPYVAGTGGGGAFLLLFLIFTFLLGYPLLVGEFTIGRHAQSDAIRTYKKLAPHTWWHVTGRIGVLVSFLVLSFYSVVGGWILLYLIQALSGNLSGLSQAEYGTLFSDIIANPAQTIIAQFVFILLTILVVAKGIQQGIEKVSKIMMPILFILFILLVVRSLMLPGAGEGVRFLFVPDFAKLTSQTVLYALGQAFFTLTLGVSVMVTYSSYLPKTQNIPKSALSITLLNTFITLLAGLAIFPGAFTFNIQPTAGPPLIFVVLPAVFENVPFGSVIFIAFLLLLLFAALTSAFSMIEIIVATVIKDQDQKRAKMTWLIGIAIFIVGIPSCLSYGVLSDFKVFDKTIFDLVDFITSNVLMPIGALLISLFISIKVKRSTLIAELQEGSNIKQGFFNVWFFLLRFVTPIAIILVLLDSLGVFNRFK; encoded by the coding sequence TTGGAAAAACAAGATCAATGGGCGTCTAAGCTAGGCTTCATCCTAGCCACTGCAGGGTCTGCGATCGGTCTTGGTGCGATATGGAAGTTCCCATACGTAGCAGGTACAGGAGGCGGCGGTGCATTCTTATTGCTCTTTTTAATTTTTACATTTTTACTAGGCTATCCGCTTTTAGTTGGTGAATTTACGATTGGTCGTCATGCTCAAAGTGATGCCATTCGAACATATAAAAAGCTTGCTCCTCATACATGGTGGCATGTAACGGGACGAATTGGAGTGCTAGTTAGTTTTCTTGTTCTTTCGTTTTACAGTGTAGTAGGCGGATGGATTCTTTTATATTTAATTCAAGCCTTATCAGGAAACTTATCAGGCCTTTCGCAAGCGGAATATGGGACTCTTTTTTCTGATATTATTGCTAATCCTGCTCAGACGATTATTGCGCAATTTGTCTTCATCTTATTAACGATTCTTGTTGTAGCAAAAGGCATTCAGCAAGGGATTGAAAAAGTCAGCAAAATTATGATGCCTATTTTGTTTATTTTATTTATTTTGCTAGTTGTCCGCTCCTTAATGCTTCCTGGTGCAGGGGAAGGAGTTCGTTTCTTATTCGTTCCGGATTTCGCGAAGCTAACGTCACAAACCGTTTTGTATGCACTTGGCCAGGCGTTCTTTACGCTTACACTAGGGGTTTCGGTGATGGTTACATATAGCTCGTATTTGCCGAAAACACAAAACATCCCGAAATCTGCACTTTCAATTACGCTACTAAATACGTTTATTACGCTTTTAGCAGGACTTGCGATTTTCCCAGGAGCCTTTACGTTCAACATTCAGCCAACGGCAGGACCACCGTTAATTTTTGTCGTGCTTCCAGCGGTATTTGAAAACGTACCATTTGGCTCAGTGATCTTTATCGCCTTTTTGCTTCTGTTGTTATTTGCAGCGCTAACGTCCGCTTTTTCAATGATTGAAATTATCGTGGCAACGGTGATTAAAGATCAGGACCAAAAACGGGCGAAAATGACGTGGTTGATTGGAATCGCCATTTTCATCGTTGGAATTCCGTCATGCTTATCGTACGGCGTACTTTCAGACTTCAAAGTGTTTGACAAAACGATTTTTGATTTGGTTGATTTTATTACAAGTAACGTGCTCATGCCAATCGGGGCACTTCTTATCTCACTATTTATCTCAATAAAAGTGAAACGAAGCACGTTGATCGCTGAATTACAAGAGGGATCAAACATCAAGCAGGGATTTTTTAACGTTTGGTTTTTCCTCCTACGATTTGTTACACCTATTGCGATCATTCTCGTGCTGCTCGATTCCTTAGGCGTTTTTAATCGCTTCAAATAA
- a CDS encoding winged helix-turn-helix transcriptional regulator, producing METRIDISNWDSHGYSCPVEATLDIIGGKWKSVILYHLTYQELRFNELKRLVPGVTQRMLTLQLRELEKDGIIHREVYKQVPPKVEYSLTDFGRTLTPIIQLMLKWGVENTDKIVQHREQAEAE from the coding sequence ATGGAGACAAGAATTGATATTTCTAACTGGGATTCTCACGGCTACTCATGTCCTGTTGAAGCAACGCTTGATATTATCGGTGGCAAATGGAAAAGCGTTATTCTTTATCATTTAACGTACCAAGAGCTACGATTTAACGAATTAAAACGCCTTGTTCCAGGAGTAACGCAACGTATGTTGACGCTTCAACTACGTGAACTTGAGAAAGACGGCATTATCCATCGCGAAGTATACAAGCAGGTTCCCCCAAAAGTGGAATACTCGCTCACTGATTTTGGACGAACACTTACTCCGATTATTCAACTTATGTTGAAATGGGGAGTAGAAAATACAGATAAAATCGTTCAGCACCGCGAACAGGCGGAAGCCGAATAG
- a CDS encoding ankyrin repeat domain-containing protein: protein MNIREEMKCEHIQSIINFLQEHLQDAVSYDSRKDPLCIALEYRCQPILKDLFSKNYHLLCRREKQIVFLHDAARYRHFDYLIKLLEDIPYKDSELSDVLYDTVSQSDLYIVKALLDAGADFSKSNFYPLTASIEAGNSDVSLFLIHELNDVYFWDELGSSLLHHVSSIAHDEKLLQYLLYRGLDVNGQNNYGKTPLMLSLLSVELDPENLFFEFGVTLLQSGANPNIQDQHGYTVLMFACMFNEHLSYGNAYLVDYMKMLIEKGADISLQNSQGKSALDIARDYQFEEAIELLEGQTLRLL from the coding sequence ATGAATATAAGAGAAGAAATGAAATGTGAACATATACAATCGATTATTAATTTTTTGCAAGAGCACCTTCAAGATGCAGTTTCATACGACTCGAGGAAAGATCCGTTATGTATTGCGTTGGAGTATAGGTGTCAGCCTATTTTAAAGGATTTATTCAGCAAGAATTATCACCTTTTATGTAGAAGAGAAAAACAAATCGTATTTTTGCATGATGCAGCACGCTATCGTCATTTTGACTATTTGATTAAGCTACTAGAAGATATTCCTTATAAAGATAGCGAACTTAGCGATGTTCTTTACGATACGGTTTCGCAAAGTGATCTGTACATTGTTAAAGCGTTACTTGATGCAGGTGCTGATTTTTCAAAGAGCAATTTCTATCCACTTACCGCGTCAATTGAGGCAGGTAATTCAGACGTTTCGCTGTTTTTAATTCACGAGCTAAACGACGTTTATTTTTGGGATGAGCTCGGTTCTTCTTTATTGCACCACGTTTCTTCTATTGCACACGATGAGAAGCTTTTACAATACTTGCTGTACCGTGGATTGGACGTGAACGGACAAAACAACTATGGCAAAACACCCCTCATGCTTTCCCTTCTTAGCGTTGAATTAGATCCTGAAAATTTGTTTTTTGAGTTTGGAGTTACATTGTTACAATCGGGAGCGAATCCTAACATTCAAGATCAGCATGGTTACACAGTCTTAATGTTCGCTTGCATGTTCAATGAGCACCTATCGTATGGCAATGCTTATTTGGTTGACTACATGAAAATGCTCATTGAAAAAGGAGCAGATATTTCTCTCCAAAATTCGCAAGGGAAATCTGCACTTGATATTGCGAGAGATTATCAGTTTGAGGAAGCAATCGAACTGTTGGAGGGACAGACACTACGTTTGCTATAA
- a CDS encoding M14 family metallopeptidase, protein MNIRKRKFLIAVAIVISLTVGILFVLPPILYHISQPRALHSSNKELVHYVEDYESSQNRFISYESVFKKRWTNTKLEAIPLQGIPNANIDIIKADSNKTPKNLIFLTAGMHGIEGYAGSAMLDVIEKEYLSKMNPDDTGIIMVHCANPWGMKNKRRYNESNVDLNRNFIYDWSHFDKNTNRDYAKWKSFLQPTGALGNLSLHEGGFYGSLVTGIATKGTDSLRKALLTGQYTQPKGVYYGGTKDEASTTILKQLYNDILSSNYENIVHIDLHTGYGPRYQMSIFSSINETMTEKEAQQAFHYPLVLTPSSDDYYVTNGDNTEYFYKLQQDKYPAKQLYTTTFEFGTMGTDTLGSVQSAKHTVDENRLFWYGSSSKWTRDTVHNRYVEMFYPHEEKWRLKAIHDFKQAFEGVLYYKDIMEKS, encoded by the coding sequence ATGAATATACGTAAACGTAAATTTCTTATTGCTGTAGCCATAGTCATCTCGCTGACTGTTGGTATCTTATTTGTTTTACCTCCTATTCTCTATCATATTTCGCAACCTAGAGCTCTGCATTCATCCAACAAGGAGCTAGTTCATTATGTAGAAGACTATGAATCTTCTCAAAACAGATTTATTTCCTATGAATCCGTCTTTAAGAAAAGATGGACAAATACTAAGCTAGAAGCAATTCCACTGCAAGGAATTCCTAATGCTAATATCGACATCATTAAAGCAGATTCCAATAAGACGCCTAAAAATCTTATTTTTCTAACGGCGGGTATGCACGGTATTGAAGGATATGCAGGGTCTGCTATGTTAGATGTAATTGAAAAAGAATACTTGTCCAAAATGAATCCGGATGATACGGGAATTATTATGGTTCACTGTGCCAATCCATGGGGAATGAAGAATAAGCGGCGATACAATGAAAGTAACGTTGATTTAAATCGTAACTTTATCTACGACTGGTCACATTTTGATAAAAATACAAACCGAGATTATGCTAAATGGAAGTCGTTTCTTCAGCCAACGGGGGCGCTTGGAAATCTTTCTTTGCATGAGGGAGGCTTTTATGGAAGTCTTGTGACAGGAATAGCGACCAAAGGGACAGACTCGTTACGTAAGGCTCTGCTAACAGGGCAATACACACAACCAAAAGGAGTTTACTATGGAGGTACGAAGGATGAGGCTAGCACGACGATTTTGAAGCAGCTCTATAACGACATTCTTTCGAGTAATTATGAAAATATTGTTCACATTGATTTACACACGGGCTATGGTCCACGATATCAAATGAGTATTTTTAGTTCCATAAATGAAACGATGACTGAAAAAGAAGCACAACAAGCGTTTCATTATCCGCTTGTTTTAACTCCATCATCGGACGATTACTATGTCACCAATGGAGATAATACGGAATATTTCTATAAGCTACAGCAGGATAAATATCCTGCTAAGCAGCTGTATACGACAACATTCGAATTCGGAACGATGGGAACGGATACGCTAGGGTCCGTGCAATCGGCTAAACATACGGTGGATGAAAATCGTCTGTTCTGGTACGGTTCATCAAGTAAGTGGACGAGAGATACGGTACACAATCGGTATGTGGAAATGTTTTATCCGCATGAGGAAAAATGGCGTCTAAAGGCGATTCATGATTTCAAACAAGCGTTTGAAGGCGTATTGTACTATAAGGACATTATGGAAAAAAGCTGA
- a CDS encoding D-2-hydroxyacid dehydrogenase encodes MHIQHILVTGRLKNQIKQEMEGRHLPQTFRFLDEQEVTSADFLWADAYVNFYPIPQFQWGNLRWVHSLGAGVDRFIGLKEWKNDVVLTRTICSFGQKISEYCLSYILQDLQHHHLFQKQQEASEWTPVTPKTLSSQRVVIYGTGEIGQEVARVFSQLGTEVIGVSLSGQKKAHFKHVYKISERSDFLRETDWVISTLPLTEQTYQIFNHQFFQSLSSAGFINVGRGATVAEEGLLWALEQQFLRKAVLDVFEEEPLSEGSPLWKDERVTVTPHISAVTSPEEGIACFLDTLEKMNANQPLHNEVDLQKGY; translated from the coding sequence ATGCATATTCAACATATACTAGTGACGGGAAGATTGAAAAACCAAATAAAGCAGGAAATGGAGGGACGTCATTTACCACAGACGTTCCGCTTTTTAGATGAACAAGAGGTAACGTCAGCTGATTTTCTTTGGGCAGATGCCTATGTAAATTTTTATCCAATCCCTCAATTTCAATGGGGAAATCTCCGCTGGGTTCACTCACTAGGAGCCGGCGTTGATCGTTTCATCGGTCTAAAAGAATGGAAAAATGACGTAGTATTGACCAGAACGATTTGTTCGTTTGGTCAAAAGATTAGTGAGTATTGCTTGAGCTATATTTTACAGGATTTACAGCATCACCATTTATTTCAGAAACAGCAGGAGGCTTCCGAATGGACCCCTGTTACACCTAAAACCCTTTCAAGTCAACGCGTGGTGATCTATGGTACGGGAGAGATCGGCCAGGAAGTTGCTCGCGTGTTTTCGCAGCTTGGAACAGAGGTGATAGGGGTGTCATTAAGTGGTCAAAAGAAAGCTCATTTTAAACACGTATACAAAATATCAGAGCGCAGTGACTTTCTGCGAGAAACAGATTGGGTCATTAGCACGCTTCCGCTTACAGAGCAGACCTATCAAATTTTTAATCACCAATTCTTTCAGAGCCTTTCTAGTGCTGGATTTATTAACGTTGGTCGGGGGGCTACTGTAGCAGAAGAAGGCTTGCTTTGGGCGTTAGAACAGCAGTTTTTACGAAAGGCTGTACTAGATGTGTTTGAAGAAGAACCGTTATCAGAGGGATCTCCGCTTTGGAAAGATGAACGTGTGACGGTTACTCCACATATTTCGGCAGTCACATCCCCTGAAGAAGGAATTGCTTGCTTTTTAGATACATTAGAGAAAATGAACGCCAATCAGCCTCTACATAATGAAGTGGATCTTCAAAAAGGATACTGA
- a CDS encoding cation:proton antiporter, which translates to MLDSLLFHLMLIGALGIGSQWLAWRFHLPAIVIMSVAGLLAGPAFGLINPKEDFDTLFKPIISMAVAIILFEGSLNLDVREIRGIGGPILRIISIGAVLAWIFGSIAAHLVADLSWAVSFVIGGLFIVTGPTVIIPLLRQAKLKPKPAKILKWEGIIVDPFGAVLAVFAYEFIKILTEKTGSAMDLVWFILASLLAVLIGWLVGRGIGWMFEKGYVPEFLKAPIVFAAVLATFVLTDEIGHETGLLAVTAIGVTLANMHIASINDMRHFKENISVLLISGIFIMLTASLSVDTLAKILDWRIIVFVLLMLFVVRPLSIFLSTIKSDLSTKEKILVGWIAPRGIVALTVSGYFAGVLTDAGFKDASILTSLTFALVFATVCVHGFSIGWIAKKLDLALSETPGVLLVGGNAFTTELAKVLKELKVPVLLTDASWYRLLSARKYELPVFRGEILSSHTEYEIDMTPYDYMLTMTEIDAYNALVCTTFIPEYGRNNVFQLSLNKQKEEGLDEIVHTVGGRLLFKEGITWEYLNDKIEEGYVIRQTSITEKYSFEQFKEERNEDTLYLFVFTKSKELHFFAEGTDVDVSDGDTLVSLGPAFNHYEEKKTTN; encoded by the coding sequence ATGCTTGATTCACTGCTTTTTCATCTTATGCTAATAGGTGCACTAGGCATCGGTTCACAGTGGCTAGCATGGCGGTTTCATCTTCCGGCAATTGTTATTATGTCTGTTGCTGGGTTGCTGGCTGGGCCAGCTTTTGGGCTTATTAACCCAAAAGAAGATTTTGATACGCTGTTTAAGCCAATTATTTCAATGGCAGTTGCAATTATTTTATTCGAAGGAAGCTTGAACCTTGATGTTCGCGAAATTCGAGGAATAGGAGGACCGATTCTTCGAATTATCTCCATTGGAGCCGTGCTAGCGTGGATCTTTGGGTCTATTGCGGCCCATTTGGTTGCAGACTTGTCGTGGGCAGTGTCATTCGTTATTGGCGGCCTCTTTATCGTAACGGGTCCTACTGTAATTATTCCTCTGTTAAGACAGGCTAAACTAAAACCGAAGCCCGCGAAAATATTGAAGTGGGAAGGAATTATCGTCGATCCGTTTGGCGCGGTTCTGGCGGTATTCGCATATGAATTTATCAAAATTCTAACTGAAAAAACCGGAAGTGCAATGGATTTAGTTTGGTTCATTCTAGCCTCTTTGCTAGCCGTATTAATTGGCTGGTTAGTAGGACGAGGAATCGGCTGGATGTTTGAAAAGGGATACGTTCCTGAGTTTCTGAAAGCGCCGATCGTGTTCGCGGCCGTATTAGCCACATTTGTGCTAACTGATGAAATTGGGCACGAAACAGGTTTACTTGCCGTGACGGCCATCGGTGTTACGCTTGCAAATATGCACATTGCATCGATTAACGATATGCGTCATTTTAAAGAAAACATTTCAGTCTTACTTATTTCCGGTATTTTTATTATGCTCACAGCGTCACTTAGCGTAGATACGCTCGCGAAAATATTAGACTGGCGCATTATCGTATTCGTTTTATTAATGCTATTCGTAGTACGACCACTTTCAATCTTTCTTTCGACAATAAAAAGTGATTTGAGTACAAAGGAAAAGATTTTAGTCGGATGGATTGCACCGCGTGGGATTGTCGCCTTAACCGTGTCAGGTTATTTTGCTGGCGTGTTGACAGATGCAGGATTTAAAGACGCATCTATTTTGACATCTTTAACGTTTGCTCTCGTATTTGCTACGGTATGCGTCCACGGTTTTTCTATAGGCTGGATCGCGAAGAAGCTAGACCTTGCGCTCAGTGAAACGCCAGGGGTTCTGCTTGTTGGAGGAAATGCATTCACGACAGAGCTAGCCAAGGTATTAAAGGAGCTAAAAGTGCCTGTGCTTCTAACAGATGCTTCGTGGTATCGACTGTTATCTGCACGAAAATATGAGTTGCCTGTATTCAGAGGGGAAATTTTATCAAGTCATACCGAATATGAAATTGATATGACGCCCTATGACTACATGCTGACGATGACGGAAATCGACGCATATAACGCGCTAGTATGTACAACCTTCATTCCAGAATACGGTCGAAATAACGTCTTCCAGCTGAGCTTAAATAAGCAAAAAGAAGAAGGGTTAGATGAAATTGTCCATACTGTCGGCGGTAGATTATTATTTAAAGAAGGAATCACGTGGGAATATTTAAACGATAAAATCGAAGAAGGTTACGTTATTCGCCAAACGAGTATTACCGAAAAATATTCATTTGAGCAGTTTAAGGAAGAACGTAATGAAGATACGCTCTATTTATTTGTCTTTACGAAGTCCAAAGAGCTTCATTTTTTCGCTGAGGGAACAGATGTTGATGTAAGCGATGGTGATACGTTAGTGAGCCTTGGACCTGCGTTCAATCATTATGAAGAAAAGAAAACAACGAACTAA
- a CDS encoding nitric oxide synthase oxygenase produces the protein MYTKDELIREATTFIEECYQELEKPFSDAKERIDEIKKEIEQTGTYEHTFEEIEHGAKMAWRNSNRCIGRLFWNTLHVFDERKQNSIEGVKEALYRHIDYASNEGRIRPTITIFQPEKEGKHPVRIWNHQLIRYAGYESEHGIIGDEASIPFTKVCEELGWEGNKTHFDVLPLVIEVDGETKWFDVPSEKIIEVPITHEEIPGFSDLNLKWYGVPMISDMKLEIGGIVYPAAPFNGWYMGTEIGARNLADENRYNLLPKVASLMGLNTTKASTLWQDKALVELNVAVLQSFKQHGVSIVDHHTAAQQFKRFEQNEDNEGRDVTGDWTWLIPPVSPATTHIFHKSYNNQILNPNYYYQDKPY, from the coding sequence TTGTATACAAAAGACGAATTAATTAGAGAAGCCACTACATTCATTGAGGAGTGCTATCAAGAGCTTGAAAAACCATTTAGTGATGCAAAAGAGCGCATTGATGAAATAAAGAAGGAAATTGAGCAAACGGGAACATACGAACATACGTTTGAAGAAATAGAGCACGGTGCGAAAATGGCATGGCGCAACAGCAATCGCTGTATTGGTCGTCTGTTTTGGAATACGCTTCATGTGTTTGATGAACGAAAGCAGAACAGCATTGAAGGCGTGAAAGAAGCATTGTATCGCCATATTGATTATGCTTCCAATGAAGGCCGAATCAGACCAACCATTACGATCTTTCAGCCAGAAAAAGAAGGCAAGCATCCTGTACGCATCTGGAATCATCAGCTTATTCGATACGCTGGCTATGAGAGTGAGCACGGAATTATTGGCGACGAAGCATCCATTCCCTTTACAAAGGTGTGCGAAGAGCTAGGCTGGGAAGGAAATAAAACGCATTTTGATGTGTTGCCACTCGTAATTGAAGTAGATGGTGAAACGAAATGGTTTGATGTACCGTCGGAGAAAATAATAGAAGTACCGATTACACATGAAGAGATCCCAGGATTTTCAGATTTAAATCTGAAATGGTACGGAGTCCCAATGATTTCTGACATGAAGCTTGAAATTGGGGGAATTGTGTATCCAGCTGCACCGTTTAACGGGTGGTACATGGGAACAGAGATTGGAGCGCGTAATTTAGCAGATGAAAATCGTTACAATCTTCTTCCGAAGGTTGCGTCCTTAATGGGTCTTAATACGACTAAGGCATCTACCCTTTGGCAGGATAAGGCGCTTGTTGAATTAAACGTTGCCGTACTACAATCCTTCAAGCAACACGGTGTAAGCATTGTCGACCATCATACGGCCGCTCAGCAGTTTAAGCGGTTTGAACAAAATGAAGACAATGAAGGGCGTGATGTGACAGGGGATTGGACGTGGCTAATTCCACCTGTTTCACCAGCGACAACGCATATTTTTCATAAGTCGTATAACAATCAGATTCTTAACCCAAATTATTATTATCAAGATAAGCCTTATTAA
- a CDS encoding NAD(P)/FAD-dependent oxidoreductase — protein sequence MKVDVAIVGAGMAGVMAASVVQQAGKDVLLIDKGKSVGGRMATRRVEQGKVDHGAQFFTVRTEDFQRHVDQWVVNGQVKEWFGDPYKRYCGTDGMNGLIKYLAKDVEKKLNTRIVQISKETDGWLLYDEQGEIAQANNVIFTPPAPQIIDILKDSREGNDLVPKLQDITFNPCFVAILKLHEPINLSDSGHLDEYLPDGMERMVDHQAKGISSLPTVSIYMEGTWSKKHYEENDDTVLQLILEKASTYIHKDDIEVKQLKRWRYAEAKTTLKSPFINQDSLYVAGDAFLHEDDPAGRTRVESAFLSGIAVGNAVLNKA from the coding sequence GTGAAGGTAGATGTAGCGATTGTAGGTGCTGGAATGGCTGGTGTCATGGCTGCGTCCGTAGTACAGCAAGCAGGAAAAGACGTCTTGCTCATTGATAAGGGGAAAAGTGTTGGGGGACGAATGGCGACTAGAAGAGTTGAACAAGGCAAAGTCGATCATGGTGCTCAATTTTTCACGGTTCGTACAGAGGATTTTCAGCGCCATGTTGATCAATGGGTAGTGAATGGACAGGTCAAAGAGTGGTTTGGCGATCCATATAAGCGATACTGCGGGACAGACGGTATGAACGGTCTTATTAAATATCTAGCAAAAGATGTGGAAAAGAAGCTCAATACGCGTATCGTTCAAATCTCAAAGGAGACGGATGGCTGGCTTTTATATGACGAACAAGGTGAAATTGCTCAAGCCAACAATGTCATTTTTACGCCACCCGCTCCGCAAATCATAGACATCTTGAAAGACAGCAGGGAAGGAAATGATCTGGTTCCAAAGCTTCAGGATATTACATTTAACCCGTGCTTTGTTGCTATATTGAAGCTTCATGAACCGATTAATCTATCAGATTCAGGCCATCTTGATGAATATTTGCCAGACGGAATGGAGCGAATGGTTGATCATCAAGCGAAAGGGATCTCTTCTCTTCCTACTGTTAGCATCTACATGGAAGGAACCTGGTCTAAGAAGCATTATGAAGAGAACGATGATACGGTTCTACAGCTCATTTTGGAAAAAGCATCGACTTATATTCATAAAGACGACATTGAGGTGAAACAATTAAAAAGGTGGCGCTATGCGGAAGCAAAGACAACGCTTAAGAGTCCCTTTATAAATCAAGACTCTCTTTACGTTGCAGGAGATGCATTTTTACATGAAGACGATCCAGCAGGAAGAACGAGAGTAGAATCTGCTTTCTTATCTGGAATAGCCGTTGGTAATGCGGTACTAAATAAAGCGTAA
- a CDS encoding NAD(P)H-dependent oxidoreductase, whose translation MSKEAKKQEILEAYQFRHAAKEFDPEKKISDEDFEFILETGRLSPSSFGFEPWRFVVIQNPELREQLKPVSWGAQKQLPTASHYVVMLARTAEDMVHNSDYIEHMKKDVKQLPEEAYKATSSFYKTFLESDFKLLGNDRAMFDWAAKQVYIALGNMMTAAAQIGIDSCPIEGFDQEKVHDILEQAGVLEGGNFEVAVMAAFGYRVRDPRPKVRQDMNDVVKWIK comes from the coding sequence ATGAGTAAAGAAGCAAAAAAACAAGAGATTTTAGAGGCATATCAATTTAGACATGCAGCAAAAGAATTCGATCCAGAAAAGAAAATTTCGGATGAAGATTTTGAATTCATTTTGGAAACGGGTAGACTATCTCCAAGTTCATTTGGATTTGAACCTTGGCGTTTTGTAGTCATTCAAAACCCAGAACTTCGCGAGCAATTAAAACCAGTTTCATGGGGAGCACAAAAACAGCTTCCAACAGCAAGTCACTACGTTGTGATGCTTGCACGCACAGCAGAGGATATGGTCCACAACTCAGACTATATTGAGCATATGAAAAAAGACGTAAAACAACTGCCAGAAGAAGCGTATAAAGCAACAAGCAGCTTCTACAAAACATTTTTAGAGTCTGATTTCAAACTACTTGGGAACGACCGCGCAATGTTCGACTGGGCTGCGAAACAAGTGTATATTGCACTAGGAAATATGATGACAGCGGCAGCTCAAATCGGAATCGACTCTTGTCCGATTGAAGGATTCGATCAAGAAAAAGTACATGACATTCTAGAACAAGCAGGCGTCTTAGAAGGTGGAAACTTTGAAGTAGCAGTAATGGCTGCATTCGGTTACCGCGTTCGCGATCCACGTCCGAAAGTACGTCAGGATATGAATGACGTTGTTAAATGGATTAAATAA
- a CDS encoding YqjF family protein — translation MEKKGWIMKQTWNKLLFLHWPVTPEFIKPFLPSQLEVDTFDGKAWIAIVPFEMDHIRFRGLPSVPHASRLWELNVRTYVTYKGKPGVYFFSLDANHPLAVSVARNIFNLPYYRATMKGHVHGEEISLSSTRTHRNVRHAALTIRYKPIGPPETSQRGELAYFLTERYCLYIVKKGKVYRGDIFHDHWPLQKAECEIYQDTLSTPYGRPANSAEWTLHYADKVQTYIYPFRYVGR, via the coding sequence ATGGAGAAAAAGGGATGGATTATGAAGCAGACATGGAATAAGCTTTTATTTCTGCATTGGCCTGTTACACCCGAATTTATCAAACCATTCCTGCCTTCTCAATTAGAGGTGGACACTTTCGACGGAAAAGCATGGATTGCGATTGTTCCATTTGAAATGGACCATATTCGCTTTCGAGGCTTACCGTCTGTTCCACATGCATCGAGGCTGTGGGAATTAAACGTCCGCACGTACGTAACCTACAAAGGGAAGCCTGGCGTTTATTTCTTCAGCTTGGACGCCAATCACCCTCTAGCAGTATCTGTGGCACGAAACATTTTTAACTTGCCTTACTACCGTGCCACGATGAAAGGTCATGTGCACGGAGAGGAGATTTCCTTATCTTCTACGCGAACCCATCGTAACGTTCGGCATGCGGCATTAACCATTCGCTACAAGCCAATAGGCCCTCCTGAAACAAGTCAAAGGGGCGAACTAGCTTATTTTTTGACGGAGCGCTACTGCTTGTATATTGTCAAAAAAGGAAAAGTGTATCGAGGAGATATTTTTCACGATCACTGGCCTCTTCAAAAGGCAGAATGTGAAATTTATCAGGATACACTCTCCACCCCTTACGGACGACCCGCTAATTCTGCTGAATGGACGCTCCACTATGCAGATAAGGTTCAAACATATATTTATCCGTTTCGTTATGTTGGGCGGTGA